Within Burkholderia diffusa, the genomic segment CACCGAAGGCGTGCGCGGCGAAGGCGGCATCCTGCGCAACGCGAACGGCGAGCGTTTCATGGAGCGCTACGCACCGACGCTGAAGGATCTGGCGCCGCGTGACTTCGTGTCGCGTTCGATGGACCAGGAAATCAAGGAAGGTCGCGGCGTCGGTCCGAACAAGGATCACGTGCTGCTCGACCTGTCGCACATCGGCGCCGAGACGATCATGAAGCGTCTGCCGTCGATCCGCGAAATCGCGCTGAAGTTCGCGAACGTCGACGCGATCAAGGAACCGATCCCGGTCGTCCCGACGATCCACTACCAGATGGGCGGCATCCCGACCAACATCCACGGTCAGGTCGTCGGCACGTCGCGCGGCCACAAGGATCCGGTCAACGGTTTCTACGCAGTGGGCGAGTGCTCGTGCGTGTCCGTGCACGGCGCGAACCGCCTCGGCACGAACTCGCTGCTGGACCTCGTGGTGTTCGGCCGTGCAGCCGGCAACCACATCGTCGAGCACGTGAAGAACCAGAAGGAACACAAGCCGCTGCCGGCCGATGCAGGCGAGTTCTCGCTGGCGCGTCTGAACAAGCTCGACAAGTCGACGTCGGGCGAGTACACGCAGGACGTCGCGAACGACATCCGTTCGACGATGCAGAAGCACGCAGGCGTGTTCCGCACGTCGGCGCTGCTGAAGGAAGGCGTCGAGCAGATGGCCGGCCTGAAGGCGCGCGTGGAAAGCATCCACCTGAAGGACAAGTCGAAGGTGTTCAACACCGCGCGCGTCGAAGCGCTCGAGCTGGAGAACCTGATCGAAGTCGCCCGCGCGACGATGGTGTCGGCGGAAGCGCGCAAGGAAAGCCGCGGCGCGCACGCGCACAGCGATTACGAACACCGCGACGACGACAACTGGCTGCGCCATACGCTGTGGTACAGCGAAGGCGATCGCCTCGACTACAAGCCGGTTCAAATGAAGCCGCTGACGGTCGACTCCGTGCCGCCGAAGCCGCGCACGTTCTAAGCCGAGTCAAAGGAATCCGAAATGGCAAAACGCATTTTTGAAGTCTACCGCTACGATCCGGACAAGGACGCGGCGCCGCGCATGCAGACGTACGAGCTCGAGATCAAGCATGAGCGCATGCTGCTCGACGCACTGGTCAAGCTGAAGGCCGTGGATGAGACGCTGTCGTTCCGCCGCTCGTGCCGTGAAGGCGTGTGCGGTTCCGACGCGATGAACATCAACGGCAAGAACGGTCTCGCGTGCCTGACGAACCTGAACGACCTGCCGCAGAAGATCGTGCTGCGCCCGCTGCCGGGCCTGCCCGTCGTGCGCGACCTGATCGTCGACATGACGCACTTCTTCAACCAGTATCACTCGATCAAGCCGTACCTGATCAACGACGCGCCGCCGCCGGAGAAGGAACGCCTCCAGTCGCCGGAAGAGCGCGACGAGCTCGACGGCGTGTACGAGTGCATTCTGTGCGCGAGCTGCTCGACGTCGTGCCCGAGCTTCTGGTGGAACCCGGACAAGTTCGTCGGCCCGGCCGGCCTGCTGCAGGCTTACCGCTTCATCGCGGATAGCCGTGACACCGCCACCGGCGAGCGTCTCGACAACCTGGAAGACCCGTACCGTCTGTTCCGTTGCCACACGATCATGAACTGCGTCGACGTTTGCCCGAAGGGCCTGAACCCGACGAAGGCGATCGGCAAGATCAAGGAACTGATGGTTCGTCGCGCGGTTTAAATTCGTGATGAGCGACGATTCGCATCAATCCGACCCGCACCGCCGCGCGCGCCTGCGCTGGCGCGCGCGGCGGGGTCTGCTGGAGAACGACATCGTATTCGAGCGTTTCTTCAGCAGATACGAGCATGACCTCACCGATGCAGACGTAGGCGCGTTGTCGCGCCTGCTCGATCTGAGCGACAACGACCTGATGGACTTGCTCCTCGCGCGCAAGGAACCAGAGGGCGACCTAGACAGCCCGGACATTCACCGGCTGTTGGAGATGCTGCGCAACGTGTAACGCCAAGGTGTAACGCGCTGTGCCCGTTATCGAATCCCGTTTCTTTATTTCGATTGAGGATGTGCCATGACTCCGTCTGATGTTAAAGCCACGCTATCGTTCAGCGACAACTCGCCGAGCGTCGAAATGCCGATCTACAAGGGTACGATGGGCCCGGACGTGATCGACATCCGCAAGCTGTACGGCCAGACCGGCAAGTTCACTTACGACCCGGGCTTCATGTCGACGGCTTCGTGTAATTCGGCGATCACGTACATTGACGGCGACAAGGGCGAACTCCTGTACCGCGGTTACCCGATCGACAACCTCGCGCAGAATGCCGACTTCCTCGAGTCCTGCTACCTGCTGCTGAAGGGCGAGCTGC encodes:
- the sdhA gene encoding succinate dehydrogenase flavoprotein subunit, coding for MAAIKTSLPRRKFDVVIVGAGGSGLRAALQLSRAGLSVGVLSKVFPTRSHTVAAQGGIGASLGNMSEDNWHFHFYDTIKGSDWLGDQDAIEFMCREAPNVVYELEHFGMPFDRNADGTIYQRPFGGHTANYGEKPVQRACAAADRTGHALLHTLYQQNVEAKTQFFVEWMALDLIRDADGDVLGVTALEMETGDVYIMEGKTTLFATGGAGRIFAASTNAFINTGDGLGMAARSGIALQDMEFWQFHPTGVAGAGVLITEGVRGEGGILRNANGERFMERYAPTLKDLAPRDFVSRSMDQEIKEGRGVGPNKDHVLLDLSHIGAETIMKRLPSIREIALKFANVDAIKEPIPVVPTIHYQMGGIPTNIHGQVVGTSRGHKDPVNGFYAVGECSCVSVHGANRLGTNSLLDLVVFGRAAGNHIVEHVKNQKEHKPLPADAGEFSLARLNKLDKSTSGEYTQDVANDIRSTMQKHAGVFRTSALLKEGVEQMAGLKARVESIHLKDKSKVFNTARVEALELENLIEVARATMVSAEARKESRGAHAHSDYEHRDDDNWLRHTLWYSEGDRLDYKPVQMKPLTVDSVPPKPRTF
- a CDS encoding succinate dehydrogenase iron-sulfur subunit, which translates into the protein MAKRIFEVYRYDPDKDAAPRMQTYELEIKHERMLLDALVKLKAVDETLSFRRSCREGVCGSDAMNINGKNGLACLTNLNDLPQKIVLRPLPGLPVVRDLIVDMTHFFNQYHSIKPYLINDAPPPEKERLQSPEERDELDGVYECILCASCSTSCPSFWWNPDKFVGPAGLLQAYRFIADSRDTATGERLDNLEDPYRLFRCHTIMNCVDVCPKGLNPTKAIGKIKELMVRRAV
- a CDS encoding succinate dehydrogenase assembly factor 2; its protein translation is MSDDSHQSDPHRRARLRWRARRGLLENDIVFERFFSRYEHDLTDADVGALSRLLDLSDNDLMDLLLARKEPEGDLDSPDIHRLLEMLRNV